In the genome of Lysobacter sp. BMK333-48F3, the window CGCGGTTCTAGCGCGGGCGCATCCCGTTCGTGGGCAGGCTCAGCACGCTGGGGTGTTCCACCGCCTGCTTGATCTGCAAAGCGAATTGCTGGCAAACCATCCCGCGCTGCGGGGTGTCCTTGATCCCGTCGTAGAAGCGGTTGGCTTCGTCGAAACCGATCTGGAACTCGGCCTCGATGTCCACCGCCTGGCCGGCGGGCAGGGCGGCGTTGGCGGTGTTCGCCTCGGCCTGGAACTTGTTCCTGTGCCGGCGCAACAGGTCCGCATCGAAACCGCAGCGGGTGCCGAACTGGTAGCTCATGCCGGTCGCGCGGGCGACCGAGGCGATGGCGCCGGCGGGGCCGTCGTTCGCGGCCAGCGCGGGCGAGGCGGACAGCAACAGCGACAACAACAGCGCGGGCGATCTCATCGGCGGTCCGTTTCGGTGGCGGTGGGACGGGATTCTGCACCAGGGCCGAGCCGTGGCTGCGACAGAACCCGGCGCCGGTGTCGCGCCGGACCGGCTCAGTCGCGCCACCACAGCACCGCCGGCGGATCTTCCGGACGCAACTGGTCGGCGTTCAACAGCGTCTCCAGGCGCAGCCCCGGCAGGCGCAGGCTGAGCGCGGTGGCGACTTCGCGGTAGCCGGGCCAGTCGAACGGCAGTTCGAGCCGCTGGCCGGCGGCGGTGCCCAGTTCGACGAAGGTCTGGCGTTGCCCGTCGGCGTCGATCGCGTAGGCGTCGACGCCGTCGATCTCGTTCCAGCGCACGCCGTAGATCCGGCCGGCGCCGTCGTCGCGCCAGACGCCGCGCGGGTCGGCGTACAGCCTGGGGGCATGCGGATTCATCGGCGGGCCGTCCTGGTCGCGGCTACCGGGGGAGCGGCGGCCGGCCTTGCTCGAAGGGGAACTCCTGTCCACTCCGATTTCATACCCGCGATCGGCGGCCGCGGAAGGGCGCCGGCGACCGCCGATGCCGATATTGCGATGGATCTCACAAAAACGCCCCGACCCGGTGCGGACTGCGCACCGGGTCGGGGTCGTGGCCTGCCGATTTAGCGAGCCGATTTTAACGAGCCGATTCAGCAAGCGGATTCAGCGAGCGGCAGCGACGGCGCCTGCGATCGGAGTGGCGGTGCGGGCCGCCGCCGGGGCCGCGACGACGCGGCGGTTGGCCAGGATCACTCCGGCGAACACCAGCGCCACCGCCGGGATGAAGCTCCAGCCCAGGCGTTCGTCGAACAGCACCGCGCCCCAGATCACCCCGGTCAGCGCGACCACGTAGCCCAGCTGGCTGTAGGCGACGCTGTCGGCGATGCGCTGCAGGGCAGCGGCGGCGACGTTGGCGGCCAGGGTCACCAGCACCATCGCCAGCAGCAGCGGCCAGGCCTCGGCGATCTTGGCCGCGCTGCCCTGCAGCTCGGCGCCGGCCAGCAGCGGCAGCACCGCCAGGGCCTGGACCAGCATGGTGCCGGCGGTGGACATCGGCGCGCTCAGGCCGGCCGGCCAGCGGCGGCTGCGGTAGACGTTGCCGATCGCCAGCAGCACCGGCACGCCCAGCGCCGCGCTCAGCGCCAGGGCCTGCTCCGGCTCCACCGCCTGCGCCCGCGGCGCCAGCACCAGCAGCACCCCGACCAGGCCCAGGGCGGTACCGGCCAGCGCGGTCGGGCTCGGCCAGCGGCGTTCGACCAGGGCGTTGAACAGCGAGGTGAACATCGGCGACAGGGTCACCACCACGGCGAAGATGCCGGCCGGGATCCGCGCCAGCACCCAGTTGCCGAGCAGGGCCGAGCCGGCGACCGCGATCGCGCCGGCGGTGGCGTAGAAGCGCAGCGTGGCCGGGTCCAGGGGCAGGCGCTGGCCGCGGCCGCGCAGCACCGCCAGGATCAGGCCGGCGGCGCCTGCGGTCTGCACGAAGGAAACGATGAACGGGTTCAGCCCCTGGCTCAGCAGCAGCTTGCTCAGCACGAAGATGGCGCCGACCAGGCTGCCGGCGGTCAGGGTCAAAACGAGGCGCAGTGCGGTGGCGTTCATGGCGGCGGGAGGCGGTGGCGGTGAGGTCGGAGGCCAGATTAGGCGTCCGCGGCGCGCGGATAATCGGCCTCCAAGTGGCTAGACTGTTTCCCTATGTCAACAATCCTGCCCAGTAAGCTGCCGGTCCCGGACCTCGCCGGCCTGCTCGCCTTCGTCCGCGTCGCCGAACTCGGCAGCTTCGTCCGCGCGGCCGACGCCCTGGGCCTGTCCAAGGCCGCGGTCAGCAAGCAGGTGTCGGCGCTGGAGCGCCGGCTCGGCGCCCAGTTGCTGCACCGGACCACCCGCCGGCTGAGCCTGACTGAGGCCGGCCAGGCCTATCTGCGCCATGCCCAGGGCGCCTTCGCCGAGGCGCGCGCGGCCGAGGACGCGGTCGCCGGCACCCACGCCGCGCCGCAGGGCCGGTTGCGGGTGTCGGCGCCGATGACCTTCGGCGCCCTGCACGTGGCGCCGTGGCTGGCCGGGTTCCTGGCCCGCTACCCGCAGGTCGACCTGGACCTGCAGCTCGACGACCGCGAGCACGACCTGGTCCAGGGCAGCTTCGACCTGGCGATCCGCCTGGGCCGGCTGGAAGCCTCCAGCCTGGTCGCGCGCACCATCGCCTACAGCCGGGTGCTGGTCTGCGCCGCGCCGGCCTACCTGGAGCGCGCCGGCCGGCCGCAGCGCCCGGACGAACTGGGCAGCTACGACTGCCTGCACTTCACCCTGTCGGCCAGCGGCCGCACCTGGAGCTTCGCCCGCACCGGCGAGGTGGTGCGGGTGGCCTTGGGCGCGCGCCTGGACGCCAATTCCAGCCTGGCGCTGAAGGCGGCGGCGCTGGCCGGCGCCGGAATCGTGCGCGTGCCCGAGTTCGCGGTCGCGCGCGAGCTGGCCGAGGGCGCGCTGGTGCAGGTGCTGCCGGACTGGGAGCTGCCCGGCCTGGACGTGCATGCGGTGATGCCCGAGCGGCGCTACGTGCCGGCCAAGGTGCGCGCCTTCGTCGAGCACCTGGTCGAAGCCTGGATGCACGGCGGCGGCTGGAGCGACCCGCGCTCGCTCCAGCCGCGCCGGCCGGCCGCAAGGGACGGAGGGGATTAAGCCGGTGGCTTGATCCTCTCCGTCCCTGAGTGCGTACGCGGCGAGAGTCGCAGCCGCTGCGCTGCTGGCCGCGCATCTCAGAAGCTGAGACTCATCTCGTTAGACTAGTGGCGAACAACCGCGCTTCGAACTTGCAAGTGCGGAAGGGACGGAGGGGGTTAAGCCTCTGGCTTAACCCCCTCCGTCCCTACTAACCGAGCGTTCCGATGCCCCTCACCGCCGCCCTCGTTTCCATCGCGTTCGCACTGCTGATCGGGGCCGTCCTGGCCTGGCTGCTGGCCCGCGCCAGCGCCGCGCGCGCGCTGGAAACCGCGCGCGCCGAGCTCGGCGCGCAGTTGAACGCGGCCCAGCTCGAACGCGCCCAGCTGGCCGAGCGCGCCGCGCGCATTCCCGAGCTGCAGGCGCGCGTGGACGAACTGGAAGACCAGCGCGACGCGCTGGTGCGCGACAGCGGCGGCCTGCGCGAGAGCATCGGCCGCACCGCCGCCGAACTGGACAAGGAACAACAGAGCCTGCAGCGCCTGCGCCTGGAGTTCGGCGCGCTGGAGCGTTCGCGCGACGAAGCCGCGGCGCAGTCGCAGCAGCGCTCGGTCGAGCTGGAGCGGCTGTCGACCCAGCTCGACGCCGAGCGGCGCCAGGCGCAGGAGAAGATCGCCCAGCTGCGCGAAGTGCGCGAGGACTTGTCGGTCCAGTTCAAGAACCTGGCCAACGACATCCTGGAAGAGAAGAGCAAGCGTTTCACCGAGCAGAACCGCAGCCACCTGGGCCAGTTGCTCGATCCGCTGCAGCAGAAGCTCACCGAGTTCCAGGCCAAGGTCGAGACCGTCTACGACCAGGAGACCCGCGATCGCACCGCGCTGGGCGAGCAGGTGCGCCAGCTGATGGCGCTGAACCAGTCGCTGAGCGAGGACGCCAAGAACCTGACCACCGCGCTCAAGGGCTCGAGCAAGACCCAGGGCGCCTGGGGCGAGCTGATCCTGGAGCGGGTGCTGGAATCGGCCGGCCTGCGCAAGGGCGAGGAATACGACGTGCAGGAAAGCCACGGCACCGAGGACGGCGAACGCCGCCCGGACGTGACCGTGCACCTGCCCGAAGACCGCCACCTGATCGTCGACGCGAAGCTGTCGCTGGTCGCGTACGAGCAGTTCGTCAGCGCCGAGAACGAGGACGACCGCGCGCGCGCGCTGAAGCGGCACATCGAGTCGATGCGCCAGCACATGCGCGGGCTGTCGGACAAGCGCTACCAGGAGCTGTACGGCCTGCGTTCGCTAGATTTCGTGCTGATGTTCGTGCCGATCGAGCCGGCCTTCATGCTCGCGGTCGCCAACGACCGCGGTTTGTTCATGGAGGGCTGGGAGCGCAACGTGCTGATGGTCAGTCCGTCCACGCTGCTGTTCGTGCTGCGCACGGTCAAGCATCTGTGGCGGCAGGAGGCGCAGAACCGCAATGCGCAGGAGATCGCCAAGCGCGGCGCGCAGCTGTACGACCGCCTGTGCGCCTTCGTCGCCGATCTGGAAAAGGTTGGCGAGCGCATCGAGCAGGCCAAAACGAGTTTCGATGCGGCGCACGGCAAGCTGGCGTTGAACAAGGGCAACGTGATCCGCCAGGCGGAGATGCTGCGCGAACTGGGGGTGAAGCCGAACCGGGCCCTGCCGGCGGCCCTGGTCGAGCTGTCGGCCGACGGCGATGCGCCTGCCGGCGACGCGTCCAGCGACGGCCTGCCCAGCGATAGCCCGCCCAGCGACGGCCCGCAACCGATCGAAGGCGCCGCCGGCCTGCCGCCGCCGGCCGACGAAGCCTAGCCCTTGTAGGAGCGGCGTCCCACAGGGATTTCCTTCGCTCATAAGCCGCGACCGCCATCCCGCCCATTCGCCGCGTCTTTGTCCTAGGCCCTTGTAGGAGCGGCGTAAGCCGCGACCGCGCTCTTGCGGTCTCGCGGCGTTCGTCGTTCGAAGGCTTCTAAAGCTCTTAAGGCTTCAAAGCTTTAAAGCTCTAAAGCTCTAAAGCAAAGCTTCCGTCCGCAAGCGGCCGGGTCACTTTCTTTGTCCAAGGCGACAAAGAAAGTAACCAAAGAAAACGCCATAACTGTTTCGAATCAAAAGCCACTATGGGACGAGGCCTGCGCAGGGCTGCTCCGCACAGGCCATCCATGGCCTGGCTGCGCACGGCCCGCATC includes:
- a CDS encoding DMT family transporter, yielding MNATALRLVLTLTAGSLVGAIFVLSKLLLSQGLNPFIVSFVQTAGAAGLILAVLRGRGQRLPLDPATLRFYATAGAIAVAGSALLGNWVLARIPAGIFAVVVTLSPMFTSLFNALVERRWPSPTALAGTALGLVGVLLVLAPRAQAVEPEQALALSAALGVPVLLAIGNVYRSRRWPAGLSAPMSTAGTMLVQALAVLPLLAGAELQGSAAKIAEAWPLLLAMVLVTLAANVAAAALQRIADSVAYSQLGYVVALTGVIWGAVLFDERLGWSFIPAVALVFAGVILANRRVVAAPAAARTATPIAGAVAAAR
- a CDS encoding LysR family transcriptional regulator, with product MSTILPSKLPVPDLAGLLAFVRVAELGSFVRAADALGLSKAAVSKQVSALERRLGAQLLHRTTRRLSLTEAGQAYLRHAQGAFAEARAAEDAVAGTHAAPQGRLRVSAPMTFGALHVAPWLAGFLARYPQVDLDLQLDDREHDLVQGSFDLAIRLGRLEASSLVARTIAYSRVLVCAAPAYLERAGRPQRPDELGSYDCLHFTLSASGRTWSFARTGEVVRVALGARLDANSSLALKAAALAGAGIVRVPEFAVARELAEGALVQVLPDWELPGLDVHAVMPERRYVPAKVRAFVEHLVEAWMHGGGWSDPRSLQPRRPAARDGGD
- the rmuC gene encoding DNA recombination protein RmuC, translated to MPLTAALVSIAFALLIGAVLAWLLARASAARALETARAELGAQLNAAQLERAQLAERAARIPELQARVDELEDQRDALVRDSGGLRESIGRTAAELDKEQQSLQRLRLEFGALERSRDEAAAQSQQRSVELERLSTQLDAERRQAQEKIAQLREVREDLSVQFKNLANDILEEKSKRFTEQNRSHLGQLLDPLQQKLTEFQAKVETVYDQETRDRTALGEQVRQLMALNQSLSEDAKNLTTALKGSSKTQGAWGELILERVLESAGLRKGEEYDVQESHGTEDGERRPDVTVHLPEDRHLIVDAKLSLVAYEQFVSAENEDDRARALKRHIESMRQHMRGLSDKRYQELYGLRSLDFVLMFVPIEPAFMLAVANDRGLFMEGWERNVLMVSPSTLLFVLRTVKHLWRQEAQNRNAQEIAKRGAQLYDRLCAFVADLEKVGERIEQAKTSFDAAHGKLALNKGNVIRQAEMLRELGVKPNRALPAALVELSADGDAPAGDASSDGLPSDSPPSDGPQPIEGAAGLPPPADEA